One window of the Eucalyptus grandis isolate ANBG69807.140 chromosome 6, ASM1654582v1, whole genome shotgun sequence genome contains the following:
- the LOC104450053 gene encoding glucan endo-1,3-beta-glucosidase: MAKALLPLSLLIFLCFKSGELVKIVNAQKTWCLAKPSSDQAALLANINFACSQVDCQILQKGCPCFYPNNLINHASIAMNLYYQANGRNWWNCDFRKSGLIVMTDPSYGNCIYE; encoded by the exons ATGGCTAAAGCACTGctccccctttctctcctcATTTTCCTTTGCTTCAAATCAG GAGAGCTTGTCAAGATAGTAAATGCCCAG AAAACTTGGTGCCTAGCCAAGCCTTCGTCAGACCAGGCAGCTCTGTTGGCAAACATCAACTTCGCATGCTCTCAGGTGGATTGCCAGATTCTTCAAAAGGGCTGCCCTTGCTTCTATCCCAATAACCTGATAAACCATGCGTCCATAGCCATGAATCTCTACTATCAAGCCAACGGGCGGAATTGGTGGAACTGCGATTTCAGGAAGTCGGGCCTCATCGTCATGACTGATCCAA GCTATGGCAACTGCATCTATGAATAG